The Syngnathus typhle isolate RoL2023-S1 ecotype Sweden linkage group LG16, RoL_Styp_1.0, whole genome shotgun sequence genome includes a region encoding these proteins:
- the kif26ab gene encoding kinesin-like protein KIF26A isoform X1 translates to MALPNSPGSSGGGKPEPSVIDLGTIFVDSDIIFGFTSHLLKRKKKLEGCPTGESPATPRKRLLSAEDTRCSLRPAPEGAGSVSLPETEEKGGFCDTCQKKVSELRKLALVLADQTSFKDTGYASFLFEQLHTSGSKEGAVTCCQVCFTPLHQLKQEALQTLNAPVLALGSDMPALPASSFLPQPSRFASSVHANQLSKGQTAPHSLSEKGNLSGPKSSVQVTVAGGQFSGPLSSVTIQAQQYLEGVWSISRVNNFLPQPKPIQSSMVDAGRDVTTSASPLATITSSGSTKSSTLTPCRLPTPITSASSSITPSSSTAASFFIRAAQKLNLSSKRKKQQPSLLHPQEPSIYPTNFSGILQVSPPPAPPCLLRASSKVKENPGMGKVKVMMRICPSLEATDSSESQSFLKVDSRKKQVTLYDPASSPPHSSSGHRRSATVAVPKIFAFDAVFTQDASQAEVCSGTVAEVIQSVANGADGCIFCFGQVKLGKTYTMIGNDDSTQTLGVVPCAISWLFKLINERKEKTGARFSVRVSAVEIFGQDEELKDLLSDVSTGSQQEGQSPGIHLREDPICGTQLQNQSELHAPTAEKAAFFLDAAMSARSTSRPDADEEERRNSHMLFTLHIYQYRMEKSSKGGMSGGRSRLHLIDLGSCEKVLSKSRDGGGGACLSLNALGTVIMALANGAKHVPYRESKLTMLLRESLGNINCRTTMIAHISDSPVNYADSLTTIQLASRIHRMRKKKSKYASSSSGGESSCEEGRIRRPPHLRPFHPRTVALDPDLPSLLSDPDYSSSSEHSCDTVIYVGPGGAAISDRELSDNEGPPAFVPIIPSLNKKRAVKEGPLDRDQFFKCNTFAELQERLDCIDGSEEPTAFVGEGKRNQASPKMDKSKESGSSVSPKTVASMTCNQDGTSPKQSPKSVAVQPFCSPGTKTKVDISERQNIPSESKQPECVPNVCRTSADGERNLVSENSVDTDQLPIAATVHPEPVVREKIFFNKKASHKENSEKTERSTTRMPPVGMSHQAVKRRDPCASPSHRSPMEVCQISSALQERCFDRDILRATVTLQQPVELNGEDELVFTVVEELSIGGIGVKGRPSSIISFNSDCSLQALASGSRPVSIISSINDEFDAYTSSVGGAEVNVEMVTPLQEGIMECVHSRGSSVSSWLSEVSVCTLESEGAQSSDVFLPPDKSIGPEATFHFESLDMFHPGPSTREAKNSLNDSGFSFSEQDSDSVASSKLSLTKCPPSPDPTKAPHRLPSKITKAHSLSSTQSSSMVHSSLPRKVKPTSSIPSSSSSSNSRDPARQENPWQRTDNLSQAQPIVPASRFVRTPPSGISTSKVSNNCNSTSRPSKVHGSTSSQRVVDGCEKSACKKSEPPSRMPQLRRGATTLGTVPVIHSSTDYKGTQDAAAATSLKFSSLGKNNKANSQKSSYLPRPGCISPPPPPVRKSSLDQKTKILLPQSALKSAYGEAGRSIGARAGVSEDELEVRHRADSIHFKTSSLRSDHVKVTSSLKARGTRGEAGHHYGSQISLERCDSLSLSSTRAGLSRENSGASLGSGTGKVGKSIPRFGLPNSSSSPIATCPSSPGTISKTGQVKASGNPRTLGSLNNSKARSLSANNSKGLSSSTKSLATAVTRTTNANLPPSGRTSAPRTTAAVSSKPGRGTIMGTKQAVRAANSRVSELATGGISGKHVRVSGDSDSGNDSGVNVGDDKSPTAMLPSPYSKITAPRRPQRYSSGHGSDNSSVLSGELPPAMGRTALFYHSGGSSGYESMIRDSEATGSASSAHDSMSESGMSSSGRTRSSKYPKKRATGFQRRRLIPAPLPDTSSLGKKVSTAAQWVDLPPTLKEPFEIKVYEIDDVERLQRGRQEQVSEQPFHDVDKGLLYFNNKLKMLERRQQQVRELKSKHEVLMEELEDTKARLMMDPSKWTGEFEVDPNLDKESPEYLDILERVTDELEFCVNLCKSRVMMVTCFDISTQPAGAHEEPREVEV, encoded by the exons ATGGCTTTACCGAACTCACCGGGATCCTCCGGAGGGGGCAAACCCGAGCCCAGCGTCATCGACCTGGGTACCATCTTCGTTGACTCTGACATCATCTTTGGATTTACCAGTCACTTgctgaaaaggaaaaagaag TTGGAGGGATGTCCGACTGGAGAGTCTCCAGCCACCCCCAGGAAGAGGCTTCTCTCTGCGGAGGACACGCGCTGCAGCCTCCGGCCTGCCCCAGAGGGCGCCGGCTCTGTTTCTCTGCCCGAGACGGAGGAAAAGGGAGGCTTTTGTGACACTTGTCAGAAGAAAGTGTCCGAGTTGAGGAAACTAGCGTTAGTCCTGGCTGATCAAACCTCATTCAAG GACACGGGCTATGCATCATTTCTGTTCGAGCAACTCCACACATCTGGCAGCAAGGAAGGTGCCGTCACCTGCTGTCAGGTGTGCTTCACGCCTCTCCATCAACTGAAGCAGGAGGCTCTCCAGACTCTCAATGCTCCCGTCCTCGCCCTTGGCTCCGACATGCCGGCCTTGCCCGCCTCTTCCTTTCTCCCGCAGCCTTCCAGATTTGCATCCAGTGTTCATGCGAATCAACTGTCCAAAGGCCAAACTGCCCCACATTCCCTCTCGGAGAAGGGGAACCTGTCAGGTCCAAAGTCCAGTGTCCAGGTGACAGTGGCAGGAGGGCAATTTAGCGGACCTCTGAGCTCTGTCACCATCCAAGCACAGCAGTACCTCGAGGGCGTTTGGAGCATCTCCAGGGTCAACAACTTCCTCCCTCAACCTAAACCG ATCCAGAGCTCGATGGTTGACGCCGGCAGAGATGTCACGACCTCCGCATCCCCGCTCGCCACCATAACCAGCAGCGGCTCGACCAAAAGCAGCACCTTGACGCCCTGTCGCCTCCCTACCCCCATCACCAGTGCATCCAGCTCCATCACACCCTCCTCATCTACAGCAGCCTCTTTCTTTATCAG GGCAGCTCAGAAGCTCAACCTGTCCTCCAAACGGAAGAAGCAGCAGCCTTCCCTGCTTCACCCACAGGAGCCTTCCATCTACCCCACCAACTTCAGTGGTATCCTGCAGGTGTCGCCCCCTCCTGCCCCACCATGCCTGCTCCGTGCCAGCTCCAAAGTCAAAGAGAATCCAGGGATGGGAAAG GTCAAAGTAATGATGCGTATTTGCCCGTCTTTGGAAGCGACAGACTCGTCCGAGTCTCAATCCTTCCTGAAAGTGGACAGCAGGAAAAAGCAGGTCACCCTTTACGATCCCGCATCCAGCCCGCCACACTCAAGTTCAGGACACAGACGCTCCGCCACTGTTGCTGTCCCAAAGATATTTGCTTTTGATGCTGTTTTTACCCAAGACGCCTCACAA GCGGAGGTGTGCTCAGGTACGGTGGCAGAGGTCATCCAGTCAGTGGCGAATGGCGCCGATGGATGCATCTTCTGCTTCGGACAGGTTAAGCTTG GCAAGACGTACACGATGATTGGAAACGACGACTCCACTCAGACCTTAGGTGTTGTGCCCTGCGCCATCTCCTGGCTCTTTAAGCTCATCAATGAACGCAAGGAGAAGACGGGTGCTCGCTTCTCCGTCCGGGTGTCTGCGGTGGAAATCTTTGGCCAAGATGAGGAACTTAAGGACCTGCTGTCTGACGTATCGACGGGTAGCCAGCAGGAGGGCCAGTCGCCAGGCATCCATCTCAGAGAGGATCCCATTTGCGGCACTCAA CTTCAGAATCAGAGCGAGCTTCATGCCCCGACAGCTGAGAAGGCAGCCTTCTTTCTGGATGCTGCCATGTCGGCCCGCAGCACCAGCCGACCCGATGCGGATGAGGAGGAGCGACGCAACTCGCATATGCTCTTCACGCTACACATCTACCAGTATCGTATGGAGAAGAGCAGCAAGGGAGGAA TGTCAGGTGGGCGGAGCAGGCTACACCTCATTGACCTGGGGAGCTGTGAAAAAGTCTTGAGTAAAAGTCGAGACGGAGGAGGAGGTGCATGTCTCTCACTGAATGCATTGGGAACCGTCATCATGGCTTTGGCGAATGGAGCGAAGCACGTACCTTACAG GGAGAGCAAATTAACCATGTTGCTGAGAGAGTCCCTTGGCAACATCAACTGCCGAACCACCATGATTGCCCACATTTCTGATTCCCCGGTTAACTACGCCGACTCACTCACCACCATCCAGTTGGCATCCCGGATTCATCGAAtgaggaaaaagaaatcaaag tATGCATCCAGTTCATCTGGAGGGGAAAGTTCCTGTGAGGAAGGGAGGATCCGTCGACCACCCCACCTCAGGCCTTTCCATCCTCGGACAGTAGCCCTAGACCCGGATCTACCCTCTCTGCTCAGTGACCCAGACTACTCCTCCAGTAGTGAGCACTCGTGCGATACTGTCATTtacgtgggcccgggtggagctgCGATCTCAGACAGAGAGCTGAGTGACAATGAAGGTCCACCTGCTTTTGTTCCCATCATCCCTTCCCTGAACAAGAAGAGGGCAGTCAAGGAAGGTCCCTTAGACAGAGACCAATTCTTTAAATGCAACACGTTTGCTGAGCTTCAAGAGAGGCTGGATTGTATAGACGGTAGTGAAGAACCTACAGCATTTGTTGGTGAGGGTAAGCGAAACCAAGCGAGCCCCAAGATGGACAAATCCAAGGAGAGCGGAAGCTCTGTTTCACCAAAGACTGTTGCAAGTATGACTTGCAACCAAGATGGCACGTCACCCAAACAATCTCCTAAATCTGTTGCTGTACAGCCATTTTGCAGTCCTGGCACTAAAACAAAAGTGGACATTTCTGAAAGGCAAAACATACCTTCAGAAAGCAAACAACCGGAATGTGTTCCAAATGTATGCAGAACCAGCGCTGATGGTGAGAGGAACTTGGTTTCAGAAAACAGTGTCGATACTGATCAATTGCCAATCGCTGCAACGGTTCATCCTGAACCAGTTGTAAGGGAGAAGATCTTCTTCAACAAGAAAGCATCTCACAAGGAAAATTCAGAAAAGACAGAACGGTCTACCACCAGAATGCCCCCGGTTGGAATGAGCCACCAAGCAGTCAAACGGAGGGATCCTTGTGCTTCTCCAAGTCATCGGTCTCCGATGGAAGTTTGCCAGATCAGCTCCGCCTTGCAGGAAAGATGTTTTGATCGGGACATCCTCAGAGCTACCGTCACCTTGCAGCAGCCTGTGGAGCTGAATGGAGAAGATGAGCTGGTATTCACCGTGGTTGAAGAACTGTCTATTGGCGGTATTGGAGTTAAGGGCCGGCCATCCAGCATCATCAGCTTTAACAGTGATTGTTCTCTGCAGGCTCTTGCTTCTGGCTCCAGACCTGTTAGCATTATTAGCAGCATCAACGATGAATTTGATGCCTACACATCATCTGTTGGTGGAGCTGAGGTAAATGTTGAAATGGTCACACCGCTGCAGGAAGGAATAATGGAGTGTGTACATAGTAGAGGTTCATCTGTCAGCTCTTGGCTTAGTGAAGTGAGTGTCTGCACCCTGGAGAGTGAAGGGGCACAATCTTCTGATGTCTTTCTTCCTCCAGACAAGAGTATTGGACCAGAAGCCACTTTTCATTTTGAATCCCTTGACATGTTCCATCCTGGACCATCAACTAGAGAAGCCAAGAATTCCTTGAATGACAGTGGGTTTAGTTTTTCAGAACAGGACAGTGACAGTGTCGCCTCAAGCAAGCTGTCCTTGACCAAGTGCCCCCCATCTCCAGATCCAACCAAAGCACCCCATAGATTACCTTCTAAAATAACAAAAGCTCACTCACTTAGCTCCACACAGAGCTCCTCTATGGTTCACTCCAGTCTTCCAAGGAAGGTCAAACCTACCTCATCCATCCCCAGTAGTAGCAGTAGCAGCAACAGCAGAGATCCAGCGAGGCAGGAAAATCCCTGGCAGCGCACAGACAACCTCTCACAAGCGCAACCCATTGTCCCCGCTAGCAGGTTTGTCAGAACCCCTCCCAGTGGTATCTCCACGAGCAAAGTATCCAACAACTGTAACAGTACATCTCGACCATCCAAGGTACATGGGTCTACCTCATCCCAAAGGGTGGTTGATGGGTGCGAGAAGTCTGCCTGTAAGAAATCTGAACCCCCCAGCAGAATGCCTCAACTAAGAAGAGGTGCCACCACTCTAGGAACAGTGCCCGTCATCCATTCCTCAACGGACTACAAGGGAACCCAAGATGCTGCAGCAGCAACAAGCCTTAAATTCTCCTCTCTCGGGAAAAACAACAAGGCTAACTCACAGAAGTCAAGTTATCTACCCAGACCTGGTTGCATATCCCCTCCTCCACCACCGGTAAGAAAGTCCAGCCTGGACCAAAAGACCAAGATTCTTCTACCCCAAAGTGCCTTAAAGTCAGCATATGGGGAGGCAGGAAGGAGCATTGGGGCAAGGGCAGGCGTGTCAGAGGATGAGCTTGAGGTTCGTCACAGAGCAGactccattcatttcaaaaccTCCAGTCTAAGATCTGACCATGTCAAAGTTACTTCTAGTCTGAAGGCAAGAGGAACGAGAGGTGAAGCCGGGCATCACTATGGGAGTCAGATATCCTTAGAGAGGTGTGACAGTTTGTCTCTGTCCAGCACCCGAGCCGGGCTTAGTCGAGAAAATAGTGGAGCGAGTCTCGGTAGCGGCACTGGCAAAGTTGGTAAATCCATCCCGAGATTTGGCCTTCCTAATTCATCAAGTTCTCCGATCGCTACCTGCCCGTCATCTCCAGGAACCATAAGCAAAACGGGCCAGGTCAAAGCATCAGGAAACCCTCGAACATTAGGATCACTTAATAACAGTAAGGCACGCTCATTGTCCGCCAACAATTCCAAGGGCTTAAGTTCCTCCACCAAATCTTTGGCCACCGCTGTGACTAGAACTACCAATGCCAACCTTCCGCCATCAGGTAGAACATCAGCTCCTCGGACCACCGCTGCTGTCAGCAGCAAACCAGGGAGAGGGACTATCATGGGGACAAAGCAGGCCGTACGAGCCGCCAATAGCCGTGTGAGCGAACTGGCAACAGGCGGAATATCCGGCAAACACGTGAGAGTTTCCGGAGATTCCGACAGCGGTAACGACAGTGGCGTGAACGTGGGGGATGACAAATCCCCAACAGCTATGCTACCTTCTCCGTATAGCAAAATTACAGCGCCTAGACGACCTCAGCGCTATAGCAGCGGACATGGTAGTGACAACAGCAGCGTGCTGAGTGGCGAGTTGCCTCCCGCTATGGGCCGCACAGCTCTCTTCTATCATAGCGGTGGCAGCAGCGGATACGAGAGTATGATCCGTGACAGCGAAGCGACGGGGAGCGCTTCCTCTGCCCATGACTCAATGAGCGAGAGTGGGATGTCATCTTCGGGCAGAACCAGGAGCTCCAAATATCCCAAAAAGAGAGCAACTG GTTTCCAGAGAAGACGGCTAATTCCAGCGCCCCTGCCAGATACCTCTTCCCTGGGGAAGAAAGTGAGCACAGCAGCCCAGTGGGTGGACTTGCCCCCAACGTTGAAAGAACCTTTTGAAATCAAGGTCTATGAGATTGACGATGTGGAACGCCTTCAGAGAGGACGTCAGGAACAAGTTTCAGAG CAACCATTTCATGATGTTGACAAG GGCCTGTTGTATTTTAATAATAAGTTGAAGATGTTGGAGAGAAGGCAACAGCAAGTAAGAGAATTGAAATCCAAGCACGAGGTTTTGATGGAGGAGCTAGAGGACACCAAGGCTCGGCTCATGATGGATCCCAGCAAGTGGACCGGAGAGT TTGAAGTGGACCCGAATTTGGATAAAGAGTCTCCGGAGTACCTGGACATCTTGGAGCGAGTCACAGACGAGCTGGAGTTTTGCGTCAACTTGTGCAAGTCGCGCGTTATGATGGTGACCTGCTTTGATATCAGCACACAGCCAGCCGGCGCTCACGAGGAACCACGGGAAGTTGAAGTGTGA